The region TTCAGGTATACCGGATCACTCCAGGGGCCTTCGGGATGAGGAGCGGTCACAACATAATTGTTTAGATCGAAGAAGCGGGGCATCAGGCTCTTCACATCTGTAAAAACCAGATAATAAAGTTTTGTCTGTGGATTGTAGCTGATGTGGGGAGCCCAGACACCGGCAGACTCTCCATTTCCCCGTAGGTCCAGCTGAGTGGTCCTGTTGAGTATATTTGTCACCAGACGCCAGTTCACCATGTCTGTGGAATGGTAGAGGCTGACACCGGGAAACCAGTTAAACGTACTGGTTGCCACGTAGCAGCCGTACTCCGTCCAGAGGGCGGATGGATCTGCATTAAACCCCGGTAAAATGGGATTCTGAATTTTGGTTTTACTCATTCCTGCTATCCTTTTACAGATCCGGCTGTAACCCCGGCAATGATGCGCTTGGAAAATATGAAATAGATCATGATCGGAATGATAGCCACAATGATCATACAGGCAAATTGAACGGCATAATCTGAAGAGTACTGCCCCTCAAATCTGATGATCGCAAAAGGGAGAGTCCTTTTTGATTCTGTAGCAAGAAATGTATTGGCCATGATAAATTCATTCCAGCAGTTCAGAAAGGCCATGATTCCCACCGTTACGAATCCTGATTTAGCCATAGGAGCTATAATTTTCAGGAGGATCATTCTGAGACCGGCCCCCTCCATATAGGCCGATTCTTCCATTTCATAGGGTAGAGACTGAAGAAAGCCGATAAACATAAGGACCGAAAAGGCCATATTAAAGGCGATGTAGGGAATGATAATCCCCAGATGTGTGTTGATCAGACCAAACTGTTTGAACCAGATAAAGTTTGGTAGAAGGGTCGTATGGATGGGGATGACCATTCCCAGAAGGACAATGGTAAAAACAGAAGAACGCCATTTCCACTTCATTCGACTGCAGGCATAGGCCAGCATAAATGAAAAAATCATGATCAGGGAGATGGAAATTCCCACAACAAAGACACTGTTACTAAAGTACTGAACAATCCGTCCATTGGTCCAGGCTTTGGCATAATTGACCCATTGCGGGGGAGAGGGCAGTTCCATGATGGCTTTACCAAAGAGATTTCCGCTCTTATGGAGGGAGTAATTGAAAAGCCAGATCAAGGGGAACAACTGGGCCAGAGCAATGAGCCCCAGAAACAGGAATAAGGCGATTTGGCTGGCGGAGTTTTTTAATCTTCTACTAATCATTACCATTGTCTCCGGATAAAAATTTCTTTGCCAGCAGGGTTATGGTCAGTGCAATAATGACAAATAGAATGGAGATGGCATTCCCATAACCATAGCGTGAGTATTTGAAGGCTTGTTCGTAGAGGTGGTAGGCTACAAACTGGGTCATATTTCCCGGTCCTCCCGAGGTGGTGAGCATGACAACTTCCATCTGTTTCAAACAGGCAATAATGTCAATGATGATGACGGCCGAAATAACGGGCATCATGTAGGGAATCACGACTTTCATATAGCGCATTACTGGTCCTGCTCCATCGACGAGAGCCGCTTCTTCCAGCTCTTTGGGAACCGTTGTCAAACCGGAATAGTAGAAGAGAAGAGCCCACCCGAAACCGTGCCAGACTGTTATGAAAATAACAGCACCCAGGGCTGTTTTCGGTTCACTCAGCCAGGAATGAGCCAGGCTGCCCAGGCCAGTGGAATTGAGTACTTTATTTAGAAGACCGTAGTTGGGGTTCATGATGTTCACCCATAGTTTGGAGATCACAACAACTGTCAGAATTGCCGGTATAAAATAGATTGTTCTCAGGAGGAGAGATAGTTTTTCAGACAATTTTATCAGAACCGATGCCAGTAGAAAGGCCAGAACATTCTGTATGAAAATGGTTACACCCAGAAGGATGAGAGCATTGTAAAGAGAGCGCCAGAAGGTTTTATCCTGAAGGATTACTTCTTTGTAATTTGCCAGACCAACAAAGGTTTTAGCACCGAAGCCGGACCAGTTTGTCATGCTGTAGTAAACACTCAGTAATATCGGGGCCAGTATGGCAAAAACCATCACTGCGAGTCCCGGCAGTACCAGAACAAATATGGTTTTTTTGGAATTCATAATTGTATTCATAATTACTAACCTTAGTGAAGATTTCTGTCAGGTTTCAGCCTTTGAATCTGTTTTAGAATAAAAGAAGCACCGGGGGAATTCCCCGGTGCTTCTTAATAGAACAATTTATTTATTGACTAATTCTGCAGCAGCCTGCAGGCCTTCACAGAATTCATCTACAGAAATGACACCTGCAGCCAGGTCCTTACAAAGTTTCATATGTGTTTCTTTGAAGGCTGGTGTCAGAAGGTCAAGACCTGTCGTTCCACTGGTTGCTTCTGCATCAGCAGCGATGGCCAGTAGATTCTTGGCAACAGGAGTATCACTGTCACTGGCTGCAACTGCCTGTGCCGGGAATCCAGCCTGTTTTCCCCAAACAAGTTTAGGATAGAGTCTGGCATATGTTTTAAGGTATTCGATGGCCAGGTCTTTGTGTTCACTGTCGGCCTTCACTATGTAGTTTCCACCAAACCATGCAACCAGGTCATCAGAAGATCCTTTACCATTATCCATTACCGGGAATTTGGCGGCTCTAACGTTCGATTTGAATTCTTCCGGGAAATTACTGTCAGTAGCCAGTCCCAATTCCCATGAGCCCATCAGGTACATGGCAGCCTGCTGCTGACCAAAGAGGTTTCTGGAAGCGCCGTAGTCTGTTGTTACAAGATCATGTCCAACGATTCCCTCGTTCTTGAAGAAATCCTGATAAGCCTGGGCAGCAGCCTTGAATTCGGGATCTGTAAATGATTTTTTACCGGCAAGGGCATCAAGCATAAGACTGAAGTCACCTGTGACTCTCCAGAAAATATTGTCAAAGGTAATACTCAGGGGCCAGCCGTCTTTTCCGTCTGTCACCATAGGGATATAGCCCTTGGCCGCTATCTTGGCACTGGCTGCTTTCAATTCTGCCATGGTTGTGGGAACTTCAACACCGCATTCTTCAAGAATGGCTTTGTTGTAATAGATAACCCAGAGGTCTCCCGAAACAGGAATTCCATAGAGTTTTCCATTGACCATATTGCTTTCCAGGGCTCCGGGCATCCATCCCAGTCCTTCGAAATCTTTCATATCCAGGGGCGCGACCATCTCACTCTCGACAAGAGGATGAAGCAGAGTTGAAAAACTCCAGTACTTCATAATATCGGGAAGCTGACCAGCCGTGGCATAAATCTTAATCTTTTCCTGATAGGGCTGATCCTGATAGCTTTCTACTTCAAATTCTACATTGGGATGCATTTTGATGAATTCAGCATTGATCTCTTCGGCAACAAGGCCCCAGGTGTTTGTTCTGTCGGGAAGGTTGTCACCCATTTTCAATGTAATTGTTTCATCAGCCGCATCACTCTTACCGCCTCCGAACAAGGGTGTCATTATTGTGAAAATAATGAGACAAAATACAATAAATTTGTGTCTGTTCATAGATTTCTCCTTTGAAAAATATAATTGATCTATAATCAGGCTAACATCGAAATTCTCAGAGCAACATGAATCTTATTTCGTATTATTGATCTTTTTTAGGATT is a window of Oceanispirochaeta sp. DNA encoding:
- a CDS encoding carbohydrate ABC transporter permease encodes the protein MNSKKTIFVLVLPGLAVMVFAILAPILLSVYYSMTNWSGFGAKTFVGLANYKEVILQDKTFWRSLYNALILLGVTIFIQNVLAFLLASVLIKLSEKLSLLLRTIYFIPAILTVVVISKLWVNIMNPNYGLLNKVLNSTGLGSLAHSWLSEPKTALGAVIFITVWHGFGWALLFYYSGLTTVPKELEEAALVDGAGPVMRYMKVVIPYMMPVISAVIIIDIIACLKQMEVVMLTTSGGPGNMTQFVAYHLYEQAFKYSRYGYGNAISILFVIIALTITLLAKKFLSGDNGND
- a CDS encoding family 43 glycosylhydrolase, producing the protein MSKTKIQNPILPGFNADPSALWTEYGCYVATSTFNWFPGVSLYHSTDMVNWRLVTNILNRTTQLDLRGNGESAGVWAPHISYNPQTKLYYLVFTDVKSLMPRFFDLNNYVVTAPHPEGPWSDPVYLNSSGFDPALFHDDDRRIWLTNLSWEVEEGFEHPGFI
- a CDS encoding carbohydrate ABC transporter permease, producing the protein MISRRLKNSASQIALFLFLGLIALAQLFPLIWLFNYSLHKSGNLFGKAIMELPSPPQWVNYAKAWTNGRIVQYFSNSVFVVGISISLIMIFSFMLAYACSRMKWKWRSSVFTIVLLGMVIPIHTTLLPNFIWFKQFGLINTHLGIIIPYIAFNMAFSVLMFIGFLQSLPYEMEESAYMEGAGLRMILLKIIAPMAKSGFVTVGIMAFLNCWNEFIMANTFLATESKRTLPFAIIRFEGQYSSDYAVQFACMIIVAIIPIMIYFIFSKRIIAGVTAGSVKG
- a CDS encoding ABC transporter substrate-binding protein — translated: MNRHKFIVFCLIIFTIMTPLFGGGKSDAADETITLKMGDNLPDRTNTWGLVAEEINAEFIKMHPNVEFEVESYQDQPYQEKIKIYATAGQLPDIMKYWSFSTLLHPLVESEMVAPLDMKDFEGLGWMPGALESNMVNGKLYGIPVSGDLWVIYYNKAILEECGVEVPTTMAELKAASAKIAAKGYIPMVTDGKDGWPLSITFDNIFWRVTGDFSLMLDALAGKKSFTDPEFKAAAQAYQDFFKNEGIVGHDLVTTDYGASRNLFGQQQAAMYLMGSWELGLATDSNFPEEFKSNVRAAKFPVMDNGKGSSDDLVAWFGGNYIVKADSEHKDLAIEYLKTYARLYPKLVWGKQAGFPAQAVAASDSDTPVAKNLLAIAADAEATSGTTGLDLLTPAFKETHMKLCKDLAAGVISVDEFCEGLQAAAELVNK